The Vigna unguiculata cultivar IT97K-499-35 chromosome 6, ASM411807v1, whole genome shotgun sequence genome contains a region encoding:
- the LOC114187769 gene encoding sporozoite surface protein 2-like, protein MARVKDQVERSGWVRRPKQGRRAKHVQSPGQVRSPRRARRLGRALRPKDPNCPNKLDGSEDLDGSEDLDVPDDTERPDDSDGPNDLDKHNDLDGPDNPEDLDDLNRPNEMDEPENPNGPDDPNEPNDPNGPDDQPDPDRTNDPDGPDDLDEPDNRDKTNDMDMQDYPDRPNDPDRSSGPLGLSGSSGLFGSFGPFGSSGLSGSFSPFGSSSPAR, encoded by the exons ATGG ctagagtcaaagatcaagttGAACGATCCGGATGGGTCCGAAGACCTAAACAGGGTCGACGAGCCAAACATGTCCAATCACCCGGACAAGTCCGAAGCCccagacgggctcgacgactcGGACGGGCCCTAAGGCCCAAAGACCCAAATTGCCCCAACAAACTGGACGGGTCTGAAGACCTAGACGGGTCTGAAGACCTAGACGTGCCTGATGACACTGAGAGGCCTGACGACTCGGACGGGCCTAACGACCTGGACAAGCATaatgacctggacgggcccgacaatcCAGAAGACCTTGATGATCTGAACAGGCCCAACGAAATGGATGAGCCCGAAAACCCAAAtggacccgacgacccgaacgagcccaaTGATCCAAACGGACCCGACGACCAGCCCGATCCGGACAGGaccaacgacccagacgggcccgacgacctagacgagccTGACAACCGGGACAAGACAAACGACATGGACATGCAAGACTATCCGGACAGGCCCAATGATCCGgacaggtcgtcgggcccgttagGTCTGTCTGGGTCATCAGGCCTGTTTGGATCGTttggcccgtttgggtcgtcgggcttgtcCGGTTCGTTTTCACCGTTTGGATCATCGAGCCCAGCCAGATAg
- the LOC114187150 gene encoding metal-nicotianamine transporter YSL1-like translates to MISSSTNLRPGEEKKLEIEKEKEVVDTEWDENGKIESWKEQITVRGLVVSLVIGIMYSIIAMKLNLSAGIVPNFNISAALLAYLFIRSWNKVLHKAGFVSKPFTRQENTIIQTCAVSCYSIAVHGGFASYLLGLNTKTYELTGVGTEGNNPNTVKDPGFGWMTAFLFVVCFVGLFILIPLRKIMIVDLKLTFPSGLATAVLINGFHRQGDKMAKKQVSGFLKYFSVSFLWGFFKWFFSGTQGCGFAQFPTFGLRAWKQTFYFDFNMTYVGAGMICPHLVNLSLLLGAVLSFGLIWPLIELRKGQWFPTNLEDSNMKALYGYKVFLTVSLILGDGVYNFVKILVSSFLSVLQKIKNRENGTIDEEGNNNMEEFKQKEVFLRDNISMWIGTGGYMVLSVVSIVVIPLMFPELKWFYVVVAYILAPSLAFCNAYGTGLTDMNMAYNYGKVALFVVAAMSGRENGVVAGMVGCGLVKSVVSVACTLMQDFKTAYYTRSSPKAMFIGQLIGTALGCVIAPLSFFLFYKAFDVGNPHGEFKAPYALIYRNMAVLSVEGFSALPQHCLQMCYGFFGLAVAVNMVRDLCPKKIGQWMPLPMVMAIPFLVGAYFAIDMCLGSLVVYVWHKVNANRAEAMLPATASGLICGEGLWALPASILALAKIRPPICMKFFPS, encoded by the exons ATGATCTCCTCATCAACCAATCTCAGACCtggagaagagaagaaactggaaatagaaaaagagaaagaggtgGTGGATACTGAATGGGATGAGAACGGGAAAATTGAGTCGTGGAAAGAGCAAATAACAGTGAGAGGATTAGTGGTGAGCTTGGTTATTGGAATCATGTACAGCATAATAGCCATGAAGCTGAATCTCTCAGCTGGAATAGTTCCTAACTTCAATATATCTGCTGCTCTCCTTGCATACTTGTTTATCAGAAGCTGGAACAAAGTGCTCCACAAGGCTGGTTTTGTGTCCAAACCCTTCACCCGCCAAGAAAACACCATAATACAGACTTGTGCTGTCTCATGCTACAGCATTGCCGTTCACG GAGGATTTGCTTCTTATCTTTTGGGATTAAACACGAAGACATATGAGTTGACTGGAGTGGGGACTGAGGGTAACAATCCAAACACTGTCAAAGATCCTGGATTTGGTTGGATGACTGCCTTCCTCTTTGTGGTTTGCTTTGTTGGCCTCTTTATCTTGATTCCACTCAGAAAG ATTATGATAGTTGATCTCAAATTGACGTTTCCCAGTGGCTTGGCAACAGCTGTTCTCATTAATGGTTTCCATAGACAGGGGGACAAAATGGCTAA GAAGCAAGTTAGCGGGTTCTTGAAATATTTTTCCGTAAGTTTCTTGTGGGGTTTTTTCAAGTGGTTCTTCTCAGGGACACAGGGCTGCGGATTCGCACAGTTTCCTACCTTTGGATTGCGAGCTTGGAAGCAAAC ATTCTATTTCGATTTTAACATGACATATGTCGGGGCAGGAATGATTTGCCCACACCTGGTGAATCTGTCTCTGCTGCTGGGAGCAGTTCTCTCCTTTGGACTGATATGGCCACTCATCGAACTGCGTAAGGGGCAATGGTTCCCTACCAATTTAGAAGATAGTAACATGAAGGCCTTGTACGGCTACAAGGTCTTTCTAACAGTTTCTCTCATCCTGGGTGATGGCGTATACAACTTTGTCAAGATTCTAGTTTCCTCATTCCTCAGCGTACTTCAAAAAATTAAGAACCGTGAAAATG GGACCATAGATGAGGAGGGGAACAATAACATGGAAGAGTTTAAACAAAAGGAAGTATTTTTGAGAGACAACATTTCGATGTGGATAGGAACCGGCGGATACATGGTGCTGTCGGTGGTTTCCATAGTGGTAATCCCATTAATGTTTCCTGAGCTAAAGTGGTTCTACGTGGTGGTTGCTTACATTCTGGCCCCGTCTCTGGCCTTCTGCAACGCCTACGGAACGGGTCTCACCGACATGAACATGGCCTACAACTACGGGAAAGTGGCGCTCTTCGTGGTGGCAGCCATGAGCGGGAGAGAGAACGGCGTGGTGGCTGGAATGGTAGGTTGTGGTCTGGTGAAATCGGTGGTGTCTGTGGCATGCACTCTGATGCAGGATTTCAAAACGGCGTATTACACGCGCAGTTCTCCGAAGGCCATGTTCATAGGACAGTTGATTGGCACTGCGTTGGGGTGCGTGATAGCTCCCTTGAGCTTCTTTCTCTTCTATAAGGCCTTCGACGTGGGGAACCCACATGGGGAGTTCAAAGCTCCCTACGCGCTTATTTACCGAAACATGGCGGTGTTGAGCGTGGAGGGTTTCTCAGCGCTGCCGCAGCACTGCCTGCAGATGTGCTACGGGTTCTTTGGGTTGGCAGTGGCGGTGAACATGGTGAGAGACCTCTGCCCAAAGAAGATTGGACAGTGGATGCCCTTGCCCATGGTTATGGCGATACCCTTTCTGGTTGGGGCCTATTTCGCCATCGACATGTGCCTGGGGAGTTTGGTGGTTTATGTGTGGCACAAGGTTAACGCTAACAGAGCAGAGGCCATGCTTCCTGCTACTGCCTCTGGACTCATTTGTGGGGAAGGCCTCTGGGCCCTTCCCGCTTCCATTCTCGCTCTTGCCAAAATTCGCCCTCCCATCTGCATGAAATTTTTTCCTTCTTAG